The proteins below are encoded in one region of Oncorhynchus tshawytscha isolate Ot180627B linkage group LG04, Otsh_v2.0, whole genome shotgun sequence:
- the ogfod2 gene encoding 2-oxoglutarate and iron-dependent oxygenase domain-containing protein 2 — protein sequence MQHDKDSKATFYTCSCFSTDNIFLEEFKLHVRFLSEHQFRSDYQAVLRNLGCSTDTEFKDILEKIEKEVERRRSLGVKSAERAAAIKEIYKPLHDHVYLLHESYMAPEFKQMVDYCRSDEASKEGLLSLMQTEAAARVFRFPVFKKIFCDELIEEMEHFEQSRSPKGRPNTMNNYGILLNELGFDEGFIIPLREQYLQPLTSLLYHDCGGCYLDSHKAFMVKYDMHEDLDLSYHYDNAEVTLNVSLGKDFTEGNLYFGDMRQVPLSETACTEVEHKVTEGILHRGQHMHGALPISSGQRWNLIVWMRASQERNKLCPMCNKMPTLVEGEGFADGFTSDIGMSLLQNV from the exons ATGCAACACGACAAGGATTCCAAGGCAACATTttacacttgtagttgttttagCACTGACAATATTTTCCTCGAGGAGTTCAAACTTCATGTCAGATTTCTATCCGAGCACCAGTTTAGATCTGATTATCAAGCG GTGTTAAGAAATCTTGGCTGCTCCACTGACACAGAATTCAAGGACATCCTGGAAAAG ATTGAGAAAGAAGTTGAAAGGCGCAGGAGCCTTGGTGTGAAGTCAGCTGAGAGAGCTGCAGCCATTAAGGAGATTTATAAACCACTCCATGACCATGTCTACCTTCTCCAT GAGTCCTATATGGCACCAGAGTTTAAACAGATGGTGGATTATTGTCGAAGTGATGAGGCCAGTAAAGAGGGACTGTTGAGTTTAATGCAGACAGAAGCAG CGGCAAGGGTATTCCGCTTTCCTGTGTTCAAGAAAATCTTCTGTGATGAGCTGATAGAAGAGATGGAACACTTTGAACAATCTAGATCGCCCAAGGGCAGACCGAATACCATGAATAACTATGGG ATCCTCCTGAACGAGTTAGGGTTTGACGAAGGCTTCATCATCCCTCTCCGTGAGCAGTATCTGCAGCCTCTCACATCTCTGCTCTACCATGACTGTGGGGGATGCTACCTGGACAGCCACAAGGCCTTCATGGTGAAATATGACATGCATGAAGACTTGGACCTCAGCTACCACTACGACAACGCAGAGGTCACTCTCAACGTGTCTCTGGGGAAAGACTTCACGGAGGGGAATCTCTACTTTGGTGACATGAGACAG GTGCCTCTGAGTGAGACAGCATGTACAGAGGTAGAGCACAAAGTGACGGAGGGTATCCTCCACAGAGGACAACACATGCACGGTGCCCTGCCCATCTCCTCTGGGCAGCGCTGGAACCTCATTGTCTGGATGAGAGCTTCACAGGAGAGGAACAAACTGTGCCCCATGTGCAACAAGATGCCCACCCTGGTCGAAGGAGAGGGTTTCGCAGACGGCTTCACGAGTGACATAGGGATGTCTCTTCTACAGAATGTATAA